One Acidobacteriota bacterium DNA segment encodes these proteins:
- a CDS encoding BolA family transcriptional regulator, which produces MSDPTENAREIEGVLTAAFTPEVLRIQDDSAHHAGHAGNVTGGGHYTVTLVSTSFAGLTRVEQHRRVYESLGRRMGTMIHALALRTMTPDEWSRLTD; this is translated from the coding sequence ATGAGCGATCCGACCGAGAATGCCCGAGAGATCGAAGGCGTCCTGACCGCCGCGTTCACCCCGGAGGTCTTGCGGATCCAGGACGACAGCGCCCACCATGCGGGCCACGCCGGTAATGTGACCGGCGGCGGCCACTACACGGTGACCCTCGTTAGCACGTCGTTCGCCGGACTCACACGAGTCGAGCAGCATCGACGGGTCTACGAGTCGCTCGGTAGACGGATGGGGACGATGATTCATGCGCTGGCGCTGCGAACCATGACACCCGACGAGTGGTCCAGGCTGACCGACTAG